A single genomic interval of Chrysemys picta bellii isolate R12L10 chromosome 8, ASM1138683v2, whole genome shotgun sequence harbors:
- the ATOX1 gene encoding copper transport protein ATOX1 has protein sequence MPKHEFSVDMTCEGCSNAVTRVLNKLGGVQFEIDLPNKKVCIDSEHSVDTLLATLKKTGKSASYLGEK, from the exons AAGCACGAGTTCTCTGTCGACATGACCTGCGAAGGCTGCTCCAACGCGGTCACGCGCGTTCTCAACAAGCTGGGAG gtgtCCAGTTTGAGATCGACCTGCCCAACAAGAAGGTGTGCATCGACTCGGAACACAGCGTCGACACCTTGCTGGCCACGCTGAAGAAAACCGGGAAGAGCGCCTCCTACCTGGGGGAGAAATAA